In Cyprinus carpio isolate SPL01 chromosome A1, ASM1834038v1, whole genome shotgun sequence, the following proteins share a genomic window:
- the LOC122146908 gene encoding uncharacterized protein MG461 homolog produces MPRSEQTRKTLSDHRKSLQDLKKSYEASEEAEKQQLWEIIKDELQEILKKYSLDFSKEQMKIFNDPIHGHIELHPLLVKITDTPQFQRMRHIKQLGGTYLVYLVGFNNRFEHSLGGSQSRRRIFQGKTFQFQHDNARTTYWINHNIIGCVEDGITGDY; encoded by the exons ATGCCTCGATCTGAGCAAACCAGAAAAACTCTCTCCGATCACAGGAAAAGTCTCCAGGATCTAAAAAAGTCCTATGAAGCAAGTGAAG AGGCTGAGAAACAGCAGTTATGGGAGATTATCAAGGATGAATTGCAGGAGATCCTGAAGAAGTACTCCTTAGACTTCTCAAAAGAACAAATGAAG atCTTCAACGACCCCATTCATGGTCACATTGAGCTGCACCCCCTGTTGGTGAAGATCACAGATACTCCTCAGTTTCAGAGAATGAGACACATCAAACAGCTGGGAGGAACATATCTGGTGTATCTGGTTGGTTTCAACAATCGCTTTGAACACTCACTTGGGG GCTCCCAGTCCAGACGTCGTATCTTTCAGGGGAAGACCTTTCagttccaacatgacaatgccagaacCACATACTGGATCAATCACAACATCATTGGCTGCGTAGAAGATGGAATCACCGGCGACTACTGA